Below is a genomic region from Brassica oleracea var. oleracea cultivar TO1000 chromosome C9, BOL, whole genome shotgun sequence.
ATATTTGTTTGCTTGTCTGAATTGACTTTTTGATTATGTGAACCGATTTTGGTGAACAATGTTAGTGTTTGTGTTTGTCTTTATGAGTGTTACGATACTGATTTCGCTGAACAAAGTTTGTGTGTATTTGACTGTTAATTGTCTTAATTTGCTGATTTGATTGCGAGATGGAGATTGACTTGTCTTATTTGATTAATCGATCTACTGTGTTTCTAAATTTAAATTTGATTAGACAATGGTGTTTTGCTTTTGATTATTATCTTGTGTTTGGCTCAGTTTCACTCTGGCTCAGTTTCACTCTTACGCTTGTTTCGGACGTTTGCATGTTTATGATATTGCTGTTAACAACCATGTGTTTTATTATCTTTTGTAGATATGGAGCTGGAGCTACCTAAACGATTATATGCAGAGGGTTCAGAACCTCGGGTTAAGAAGATCAACAACAGTTGCCGCATGGAACTTATCAGAGATCTGAAGAAAGCTATGTGTGCAGAGTACGATGATGTGAAGAGAGATCATGTTTTCACACATATCATGGCTATTGCCGAAAATGATCTCAAGTTCTCTGGGAAACTAGTGGATAGCTTCATATGTAGACAGCTGATTACCTCAAAGCTGCATGAGAAGTGGTTTGTTTTTGCGAGGACGCCTCTCCGGTTTTCGCTTCAGGAGTACCATGCTGTGACAGGCCTCAAGATTACACGGGAAACTAACAGTGACGTAGTGAAATGGAAAAACGACGGGGGTTTTTGGAGTAACCTACTGCACACAGGTGGTAAGATCACCTTGCAGTCGATCAGAAAGGTTCATCTACAAGAAGTTCACACTTGGACGCGGCTTGATAGGATGAGGTTGATCTACTTGTGTGTAATAGTGGGTGTGGTGATGGGGAGAGATGAGAAGGTGTCCATCC
It encodes:
- the LOC106314464 gene encoding uncharacterized protein LOC106314464 gives rise to the protein MELELPKRLYAEGSEPRVKKINNSCRMELIRDLKKAMCAEYDDVKRDHVFTHIMAIAENDLKFSGKLVDSFICRQLITSKLHEKWFVFARTPLRFSLQEYHAVTGLKITRETNSDVVKWKNDGGFWSNLLHTGGKITLQSIRKVHLQEVHTWTRLDRMRLIYLCVIVGVVMGRDEKVSIPHMYIKLVMDFDKVRKFHWGLHSYDFLLSSIEKAMKKLGKKESYIFEGFSYALHIWIMEAIPDFGETLGRRVSDSFKGPRCGNWKEVAKVSYEDIIELEDSLTKKVTFSLFFSFIWLLYIFCLDFHVLTGMIGYSLGERKAELMDSAGFVVLMSYLYPEN